Proteins from a genomic interval of Helicobacter pylori Shi112:
- the rpoD gene encoding RNA polymerase sigma factor RpoD, producing the protein MKKKANEEKAPKKAKAEAAQENKTKENNKAKESKIKEAKTKESKIKETKAKEPVPVKKLSFNEALEELFANSLSDCVSYESIIQISAKVPTLAQVKKIKELCQKYQKKLVSSSEYAKKLNAIDKIKKTEEKKKVLDEELEDGYDFLKEKDFLEWSRSDSPVRMYLREMGDIKLLSKDEEIELSKQIRLGEDIILDAICSVPYLIDFIYAYKDALINRERRVKELFRSFDDDDENSVSNSKKDDDSEEYEENEERKKVVSEKDRKRVEKVQESFKALDKAKKEWLKALEAPVDEKEDELVRLLTLAYKRQTLKDRLYDLEPTSKLINELVKTMETTLKSGDGFEKELKRLEYKLPLFNDTLIANHKKILANITSMTKEDIIAQVPEATMVSVYMDLKKLFLTKEASEEGFDLDPNKLKEILEQIKRGKLISDRAKNKMAKSNLRLVVSIAKRFTSRGLPFLDLIQEGNIGLMKAVDKFEHEKGFKFSTYATWWIKQAISRAIADQARTIRIPIHMIDTINRINKVMRKHIQENGKEPDLEVVAEEVGLSLDKVKNVIKVTKEPISLETPVGNDDDGKFGDFVEDKNIVSSIDHIMREDLKVQIESVLDQLNEREKAVIRMRFGLLDDESDRTLEEIGKELNVTRERVRQIESSAIKKLRSPQYGRILRNYLRI; encoded by the coding sequence ATGAAAAAGAAAGCTAACGAAGAAAAAGCCCCAAAAAAAGCCAAAGCAGAAGCCGCACAGGAAAATAAAACTAAAGAAAACAATAAAGCCAAAGAGAGCAAAATTAAAGAAGCTAAAACCAAAGAGAGCAAAATCAAAGAAACTAAAGCGAAAGAACCTGTTCCTGTTAAAAAGCTTAGTTTTAATGAAGCGTTAGAAGAATTGTTCGCCAATTCCTTAAGCGATTGCGTTTCTTATGAGTCTATCATTCAAATCAGTGCAAAAGTCCCCACTCTAGCCCAAGTCAAAAAAATCAAAGAATTGTGCCAAAAATACCAAAAGAAATTAGTCAGCTCTTCAGAATACGCTAAAAAACTCAATGCGATTGACAAGATTAAAAAAACTGAAGAAAAGAAAAAAGTTTTAGATGAAGAATTAGAAGATGGCTATGACTTTTTGAAAGAAAAGGATTTTTTAGAGTGGAGCAGAAGCGATAGCCCTGTGCGCATGTATTTGCGCGAGATGGGGGATATAAAACTTTTAAGCAAAGATGAAGAGATTGAATTGAGCAAGCAAATCCGCTTGGGCGAAGACATTATTTTAGACGCGATTTGCTCGGTGCCGTATTTGATTGATTTTATCTATGCGTATAAAGACGCTTTAATCAATCGTGAAAGAAGGGTTAAAGAGCTTTTTAGGAGCTTTGATGATGACGATGAAAATAGCGTGAGCAATTCTAAAAAAGATGACGACAGCGAAGAATATGAAGAAAACGAAGAAAGGAAAAAAGTCGTTTCTGAAAAAGACAGGAAGCGTGTAGAAAAGGTTCAAGAAAGCTTTAAAGCCCTAGATAAGGCTAAAAAAGAATGGCTCAAAGCCCTTGAAGCCCCTGTAGATGAAAAAGAAGATGAGCTGGTGCGTTTATTGACCCTAGCTTACAAACGCCAAACGCTCAAAGACAGACTCTATGACTTAGAGCCTACCAGCAAACTGATTAATGAATTAGTCAAAACGATGGAAACCACTTTAAAAAGCGGCGATGGGTTTGAAAAAGAGTTGAAACGCTTGGAATACAAGCTACCCTTATTCAATGACACTCTCATCGCAAACCATAAAAAAATCCTTGCCAATATCACTAGCATGACTAAAGAGGACATTATCGCTCAAGTGCCAGAAGCAACTATGGTGAGCGTGTATATGGATCTTAAAAAGCTTTTTTTGACTAAAGAAGCGAGCGAAGAAGGCTTTGATTTAGACCCTAACAAGCTAAAAGAAATTTTAGAGCAAATCAAAAGAGGGAAATTGATTTCCGATCGCGCTAAAAACAAAATGGCTAAATCCAATTTAAGGTTGGTGGTGAGCATCGCTAAACGATTCACGAGCAGAGGCTTGCCATTCTTGGATTTGATTCAAGAGGGTAATATTGGCTTGATGAAAGCGGTGGATAAGTTTGAGCATGAAAAGGGCTTCAAGTTTTCTACCTATGCGACCTGGTGGATCAAACAAGCTATCAGCAGAGCCATAGCCGATCAAGCCCGCACTATCCGCATCCCCATTCACATGATTGATACCATTAATCGCATCAATAAAGTCATGCGCAAACACATTCAAGAAAACGGCAAAGAGCCTGATTTGGAAGTGGTGGCTGAAGAAGTGGGGCTTTCGTTAGATAAGGTGAAGAATGTGATTAAGGTTACCAAAGAGCCTATCAGTTTGGAAACCCCAGTCGGCAATGATGATGACGGCAAATTTGGGGATTTCGTGGAAGATAAAAATATCGTTAGCTCCATTGATCACATCATGCGAGAAGATTTGAAAGTGCAAATTGAAAGCGTTTTGGATCAGTTGAATGAGCGAGAAAAAGCGGTGATTCGCATGCGTTTTGGGCTTTTAGACGATGAAAGCGATCGCACTTTAGAAGAAATTGGCAAGGAATTGAATGTTA